One Vigna unguiculata cultivar IT97K-499-35 chromosome 11, ASM411807v1, whole genome shotgun sequence DNA window includes the following coding sequences:
- the LOC114170468 gene encoding uncharacterized protein LOC114170468 isoform X2: MAHTLTLPPISYTLAKTLKPISPFHKSLPFSSPTLSRLKHTRRSLSRSVQRSTVGKFSGSVDDEEESEELDELDVIALEQEAKDAAQAYSNSLSQVLSIDEEKNDRKETAQSRRRNTRRTKSIPDNLLQRVAIVGRPNVGKSALFNRLVGGNRAIVVDEPGVTRDRLYGRSYWGEHEFMVVDTGGVITVSKSQATVMEELAITTTIGMDGIPLAVREAAVARMPSMIERQATAAVEESSVIIFLVDGQAGLTAADEEIADWLRKNYSDKYVILAVNKCESPRKRIMQTSEFWSLGFEPLPVSAISGTGTGELLDLVCSGLQKVEESNILDEVEDYVPAISIVGRPNVGKSSILNALVGEDRTIVSPISGTTRDAIDTEFTGPDGQKFQLIDTAGIRKRAAIASAGSTTEALSVNRAFRAIRRSDVVALVIEAMACITEQDYKIAERIEKEGKGCVIVVNKWDTIPNKKQQTALHYEEDVREKLRSLDWAPIVYSTAIAGNSVDKIIVAASEVEKERSRRLGTSILNQVVLEAVAFKPPPRTRGGKRGRVYYCTQAAIRPPTFVFFVNDAKLFPEPYRRYMERQLRKDAGFSGTPIRLLWRSRRKMGKDEGKAVTRTQENLTSNDPKLVLTAS, encoded by the exons ATGGCACACACTCTGACACTACCACCCATCTCTTACACTCTCGCTAAAACCCTAAAACCCATTTCTCCATTCCACAAATCTCTTCCCTTCTCCTCTCCAACCCTTTCTCGTCTAAAGCACACTCGACGCTCCCTATCCCGCTCCGTTCAGCGCTCTACCGTCGGCAAATTCTCCGGCAGTGTCGACGATGAAGAAGAATCAGAGGAACTGGACGAGCTCGATGTCATCGCCCTCGAGCAAGAAGCAAAGGACGCTGCCCAAGCTTATTCAAACTCTCTGTCTCAAGTTCTGAGCATcg ACGAGGAGAAAAATGATCGCAAGGAAACAGCTCAATCCCGCAGGAGGAATACACGGAGAACAAAATCT ATCCCGGACAATCTTCTCCAAAGGGTTGCAATTGTTGGAAGGCCAAATGTTGGCAAGTCAGCATTATTTAATCGTCTTGTTGGG GGAAACAGGGCTATTGTGGTTGATGAACCTGGGGTTACCAGGGATCGTTTATATGGTCGATCGTATTGGGGGGAGCATGAGTTCATGGTAGTGGACACAGGCGGGGTTATCACTGTTTCAAAGTCACAAGCTACTGTTATGGAAGAGCTGGCTATTACTACTACCATTGGTATGGATGGCATTCCACTTGCTGTTAGAGAAGCAGCTGTTGCCAGGATGCCCTCAATGATCGAGAGACAAGCAACTGCAGCTGTGGAAGAATCATCTGTTATTATTTTCCTGGTCGATGGTCAG GCAGGACTAACAGCAGCTGATGAGGAGATTGCTGATTGGCTACGTAAAAACTACTCAGATAAATATGTCATTCTGGCAGTTAACAAGTGTGAATCTCCTCGCAAAAGAATTATGCAGACATCTGAATTTTGGTCCCTTGG ATTTGAACCACTTCCAGTATCAGCAATCTCAGGGACTGGAACTGGAGAGCTTCTTGACCTTGTTTGTTCTGGCTTACAGAAAGTTGAG GAATCAAATATTCTTGATGAAGTAGAAGATTATGTTCCGGCAATTTCAATTGTTGGTAGACCAAATGTTGGCAAAAGTAGCATTTTGAATGCACTGGTTGGTGAGGACAGAACAATAGTTAGCCCCATCAGTGGCACTACTCGTGATGCTATTGATACTGAATTTACTGGACCAGATGGACAG AAGTTCCAACTTATTGATACTGCTGGAATCAGGAAAAGAGCAGCCATTGCATCAGCTGGGAGTACAACAGAGGCTTTGTCAGTGAATCGAGCATTTCGTGCTATTCGTCGTTCTGATGTTGTTGCTCTTGTCATCGAGGCCATGGCTTGTATCACAGAACAG GACTACAAGATAGCTGAGAGgatagaaaaagaaggaaaaggtTGTGTGATAGTTGTAAATAAGTGGGATAcaataccaaataaaaagcaGCAGACTGCATTACACTATGAGGAAGATGTCAGAGAGAAGCTTCGCTCACTTGATTGGGCTCCAATTGTTTATTCTACTGCTATAGCTGGTAACAGTGTTGACAA GATTATTGTTGCAGCTAGTGAAGTTGAAAAGGAAAGATCTAGAAGACTTGGCACTTCTATATTAAATCAAGTAGTTCTGGAAGCAGTAGCTTTTAAGCCTCCTCCTAGGACACGTGGTGGAAAAAGAGGGCGTGTTTACTACTGCACTCAG GCTGCTATAAGGCCACCTACATTTGTGTTCTTCGTCAATGATGCAAAACTTTTTCCTGAGCCATACAGGCGCTATATGGAGAGGCAGCTGCGTAAGGACGCAGGTTTTTCTGGAACACCCATACGACTTCTATGGCGCAGCAGAAGGAAAATGGGCAAAGATGAAG GAAAAGCAGTAACAAGGACCCAAGAGAATCTTACATCAAATGATCCAAAATTGGTACTAACTGCATCATAG
- the LOC114170468 gene encoding uncharacterized protein LOC114170468 isoform X1 translates to MAHTLTLPPISYTLAKTLKPISPFHKSLPFSSPTLSRLKHTRRSLSRSVQRSTVGKFSGSVDDEEESEELDELDVIALEQEAKDAAQAYSNSLSQVLSIEDEEKNDRKETAQSRRRNTRRTKSIPDNLLQRVAIVGRPNVGKSALFNRLVGGNRAIVVDEPGVTRDRLYGRSYWGEHEFMVVDTGGVITVSKSQATVMEELAITTTIGMDGIPLAVREAAVARMPSMIERQATAAVEESSVIIFLVDGQAGLTAADEEIADWLRKNYSDKYVILAVNKCESPRKRIMQTSEFWSLGFEPLPVSAISGTGTGELLDLVCSGLQKVEESNILDEVEDYVPAISIVGRPNVGKSSILNALVGEDRTIVSPISGTTRDAIDTEFTGPDGQKFQLIDTAGIRKRAAIASAGSTTEALSVNRAFRAIRRSDVVALVIEAMACITEQDYKIAERIEKEGKGCVIVVNKWDTIPNKKQQTALHYEEDVREKLRSLDWAPIVYSTAIAGNSVDKIIVAASEVEKERSRRLGTSILNQVVLEAVAFKPPPRTRGGKRGRVYYCTQAAIRPPTFVFFVNDAKLFPEPYRRYMERQLRKDAGFSGTPIRLLWRSRRKMGKDEGKAVTRTQENLTSNDPKLVLTAS, encoded by the exons ATGGCACACACTCTGACACTACCACCCATCTCTTACACTCTCGCTAAAACCCTAAAACCCATTTCTCCATTCCACAAATCTCTTCCCTTCTCCTCTCCAACCCTTTCTCGTCTAAAGCACACTCGACGCTCCCTATCCCGCTCCGTTCAGCGCTCTACCGTCGGCAAATTCTCCGGCAGTGTCGACGATGAAGAAGAATCAGAGGAACTGGACGAGCTCGATGTCATCGCCCTCGAGCAAGAAGCAAAGGACGCTGCCCAAGCTTATTCAAACTCTCTGTCTCAAGTTCTGAGCATcg aaGACGAGGAGAAAAATGATCGCAAGGAAACAGCTCAATCCCGCAGGAGGAATACACGGAGAACAAAATCT ATCCCGGACAATCTTCTCCAAAGGGTTGCAATTGTTGGAAGGCCAAATGTTGGCAAGTCAGCATTATTTAATCGTCTTGTTGGG GGAAACAGGGCTATTGTGGTTGATGAACCTGGGGTTACCAGGGATCGTTTATATGGTCGATCGTATTGGGGGGAGCATGAGTTCATGGTAGTGGACACAGGCGGGGTTATCACTGTTTCAAAGTCACAAGCTACTGTTATGGAAGAGCTGGCTATTACTACTACCATTGGTATGGATGGCATTCCACTTGCTGTTAGAGAAGCAGCTGTTGCCAGGATGCCCTCAATGATCGAGAGACAAGCAACTGCAGCTGTGGAAGAATCATCTGTTATTATTTTCCTGGTCGATGGTCAG GCAGGACTAACAGCAGCTGATGAGGAGATTGCTGATTGGCTACGTAAAAACTACTCAGATAAATATGTCATTCTGGCAGTTAACAAGTGTGAATCTCCTCGCAAAAGAATTATGCAGACATCTGAATTTTGGTCCCTTGG ATTTGAACCACTTCCAGTATCAGCAATCTCAGGGACTGGAACTGGAGAGCTTCTTGACCTTGTTTGTTCTGGCTTACAGAAAGTTGAG GAATCAAATATTCTTGATGAAGTAGAAGATTATGTTCCGGCAATTTCAATTGTTGGTAGACCAAATGTTGGCAAAAGTAGCATTTTGAATGCACTGGTTGGTGAGGACAGAACAATAGTTAGCCCCATCAGTGGCACTACTCGTGATGCTATTGATACTGAATTTACTGGACCAGATGGACAG AAGTTCCAACTTATTGATACTGCTGGAATCAGGAAAAGAGCAGCCATTGCATCAGCTGGGAGTACAACAGAGGCTTTGTCAGTGAATCGAGCATTTCGTGCTATTCGTCGTTCTGATGTTGTTGCTCTTGTCATCGAGGCCATGGCTTGTATCACAGAACAG GACTACAAGATAGCTGAGAGgatagaaaaagaaggaaaaggtTGTGTGATAGTTGTAAATAAGTGGGATAcaataccaaataaaaagcaGCAGACTGCATTACACTATGAGGAAGATGTCAGAGAGAAGCTTCGCTCACTTGATTGGGCTCCAATTGTTTATTCTACTGCTATAGCTGGTAACAGTGTTGACAA GATTATTGTTGCAGCTAGTGAAGTTGAAAAGGAAAGATCTAGAAGACTTGGCACTTCTATATTAAATCAAGTAGTTCTGGAAGCAGTAGCTTTTAAGCCTCCTCCTAGGACACGTGGTGGAAAAAGAGGGCGTGTTTACTACTGCACTCAG GCTGCTATAAGGCCACCTACATTTGTGTTCTTCGTCAATGATGCAAAACTTTTTCCTGAGCCATACAGGCGCTATATGGAGAGGCAGCTGCGTAAGGACGCAGGTTTTTCTGGAACACCCATACGACTTCTATGGCGCAGCAGAAGGAAAATGGGCAAAGATGAAG GAAAAGCAGTAACAAGGACCCAAGAGAATCTTACATCAAATGATCCAAAATTGGTACTAACTGCATCATAG